The proteins below come from a single Afipia felis ATCC 53690 genomic window:
- a CDS encoding D-sedoheptulose 7-phosphate isomerase, which produces MSQNPIADHFQNSLAGLTRAAQSEELQATVKAIADAITNALCNGNKLLLIGNGGSAADAQHIAAEIVGRYKKERPAWAAIALTTDTSALTAIGNDYGIEQMFSRQVQGLARAGDVLIAITTSGRSPNILAALQVARELGVITVGFTGTKGESMRSLCDHLLIAPSDDTPVIQQIHMVAAHAICDDVERAVMNEPGKA; this is translated from the coding sequence GTGAGCCAGAATCCGATTGCAGATCACTTCCAGAACTCGCTCGCAGGGCTGACGCGCGCCGCGCAAAGCGAGGAATTGCAGGCCACCGTCAAAGCCATCGCCGATGCCATCACCAATGCCTTGTGCAACGGCAACAAGCTGCTCCTGATCGGCAATGGCGGCAGCGCCGCCGACGCCCAGCACATCGCCGCCGAGATCGTCGGCCGCTACAAGAAAGAACGCCCGGCGTGGGCCGCCATCGCGCTCACCACCGACACCTCGGCACTCACTGCCATCGGCAACGATTATGGCATCGAACAGATGTTCTCGCGACAGGTGCAAGGACTGGCGCGCGCGGGTGACGTGCTGATCGCGATCACCACCTCGGGCCGCTCGCCGAACATTCTTGCAGCGCTTCAGGTCGCGCGCGAACTTGGCGTCATTACCGTGGGCTTCACCGGCACCAAGGGCGAGAGCATGCGCTCGCTCTGCGATCACCTGCTCATCGCACCGAGCGACGACACACCGGTAATCCAGCAGATCCACATGGTCGCCGCGCATGCGATCTGCGACGACGTCGAGCGCGCGGTGATGAACGAGCCCGGCAAGGCATGA
- the waaF gene encoding lipopolysaccharide heptosyltransferase II, which produces MNQNSTIGNNRPDPTRTDPVLIVPYMWIGDFVRGHSAVRLLKERWPNRPVDLLSTTLCAPLADYMPGVRQAIVYDLPRGRIALDKQKELAAVLRQQDYKTALMMPRTWKSALAPTLAGIPERIGFIGEARFGVVTDLRWGERALPRMVDKMAALVLPAGAVHEARDWPMPQLEVPKAEIAAWRAKNGLGEGPAIALAPGAVGPSKRWTYYEEAAQQLADRGFDIWVVGGPGEKQQATEIAAAGGPRVRDLTGTDLRNGILALAAATEVISNDSGLLHVAGAIGTPSIGIFGPTSPYHWAPLNGLAATMKRATNLPCQPCHKPICTAYDHHCMRDITTNEVVDTALEVIAEKTQNRPVPVST; this is translated from the coding sequence ATGAATCAAAATTCAACCATAGGCAACAACCGCCCGGACCCGACCCGGACCGACCCCGTTCTGATCGTCCCCTATATGTGGATCGGCGATTTCGTCCGCGGGCATTCGGCCGTCCGTCTTCTGAAGGAACGCTGGCCCAACCGGCCGGTCGATCTCCTCAGCACGACCCTGTGTGCGCCGTTGGCGGACTACATGCCGGGCGTCCGGCAGGCCATCGTCTACGACCTGCCGCGCGGCCGCATTGCGTTGGACAAGCAGAAGGAGTTGGCCGCGGTCCTCCGTCAGCAGGATTACAAGACCGCGCTGATGATGCCGCGGACTTGGAAATCGGCGCTGGCCCCGACGCTGGCCGGCATCCCGGAGCGCATCGGCTTCATCGGCGAAGCGCGGTTCGGCGTCGTCACCGACCTGCGCTGGGGTGAACGCGCCCTGCCGCGCATGGTGGACAAGATGGCGGCGCTTGTTCTTCCCGCCGGGGCCGTGCACGAGGCACGCGATTGGCCTATGCCGCAGCTCGAAGTGCCGAAAGCCGAGATTGCCGCATGGCGCGCGAAGAACGGCCTCGGCGAAGGCCCTGCCATTGCGCTCGCGCCGGGCGCGGTCGGCCCCTCCAAGCGCTGGACTTATTACGAGGAAGCCGCACAGCAGCTTGCGGATCGTGGCTTTGACATCTGGGTCGTCGGTGGCCCCGGCGAGAAGCAGCAAGCCACCGAGATCGCCGCCGCGGGAGGACCCCGCGTGCGCGACCTCACCGGCACCGATTTGCGCAACGGCATCCTCGCGCTGGCGGCGGCGACGGAGGTGATCTCCAACGATTCCGGCCTGCTGCATGTCGCGGGCGCGATCGGCACGCCTTCGATTGGCATTTTCGGGCCGACCAGTCCCTACCACTGGGCGCCCCTGAACGGGCTCGCTGCTACCATGAAGCGTGCGACCAATCTGCCCTGCCAGCCCTGCCACAAGCCGATCTGCACAGCCTACGATCATCACTGCATGCGCGACATCACCACAAACGAGGTGGTGGACACGGCGCTCGAGGTGATCGCCGAGAAAACACAGAACCGGCCCGTGCCGGTATCAACTTAA
- the rfaD gene encoding ADP-glyceromanno-heptose 6-epimerase: MFLVTGGAGFIGSNIVAALNDAGHADVVVSDHLGSEGKWRNLAKRQLADIVPPEELMAWLRGRRLAGVIHMGAISATTATDGDHVFETNYRLSMRLLDWCTANPTPFIYASSAATYGDGEQGFRDDNSLEALKALRPMNLYGWSKYLFDVAVATRVAKGEKLPPQWAGLKFFNVFGPNEYHKGAMMSVLTKTFDDIKAGKTIRLFKSHRDGIADGDQRRDFIYVDDVLRVIMWLVQSPNVNGIFNVGTSHARSFRDLIVSAYAALGAKENIEYVDMPEQIRNSYQYFTEADGEHLCRAGYNGGFTPLEDSVASYVKNFLDRPDRYR; encoded by the coding sequence ATGTTTCTGGTGACCGGGGGCGCAGGGTTTATCGGCTCCAACATTGTCGCGGCCTTGAACGATGCCGGTCATGCGGACGTCGTGGTGTCTGACCATCTCGGCAGCGAAGGCAAATGGCGGAACCTCGCCAAGCGGCAGCTGGCCGACATCGTGCCGCCCGAGGAGTTGATGGCGTGGCTGCGCGGGCGCAGGCTCGCCGGAGTCATCCACATGGGCGCGATTTCCGCGACCACCGCGACCGATGGCGATCATGTGTTCGAGACCAATTATCGCCTTTCGATGCGGCTGCTCGACTGGTGCACGGCCAACCCGACGCCTTTCATCTATGCTTCGTCGGCTGCAACCTATGGCGACGGCGAGCAGGGTTTCCGCGACGACAACAGCCTTGAGGCGCTGAAGGCGCTACGGCCGATGAATCTCTACGGCTGGAGCAAGTACCTGTTCGACGTTGCGGTGGCGACGCGGGTGGCGAAAGGCGAGAAACTGCCACCGCAATGGGCGGGCTTGAAGTTTTTCAACGTGTTCGGCCCGAACGAATACCACAAGGGCGCGATGATGAGCGTCCTGACGAAGACCTTCGACGACATCAAGGCGGGCAAGACCATCCGGCTGTTCAAGTCGCATCGGGACGGCATTGCCGACGGCGACCAGCGGCGTGATTTCATCTACGTCGATGACGTGCTGCGGGTCATCATGTGGCTGGTGCAAAGCCCGAATGTGAATGGCATCTTCAATGTCGGCACCAGCCATGCGCGCAGCTTCCGTGATTTGATCGTGTCGGCCTATGCAGCGCTCGGCGCGAAAGAGAATATCGAATATGTCGACATGCCCGAACAGATCCGTAACAGCTACCAGTATTTTACCGAGGCCGACGGCGAGCATCTGTGCCGCGCCGGATACAACGGCGGCTTCACGCCGCTTGAGGATTCGGTTGCCTCTTATGTGAAGAATTTTCTCGATCGTCCGGATCGCTATCGTTGA